A single genomic interval of Microbacterium oleivorans harbors:
- a CDS encoding BLUF domain-containing protein gives MTTTHDDLLSVLYTSNARAPFGDDELRDLLAQSRASNARKDLTGMLLYRGGRFVQVLEGPEQTVRDLLATIAADPRHADMRVLIEQPIGRREFSDWTMGYQPITETTGAAPEGFRDTFDDLENSGDPSATLRAARELSFWFRVKSRRAQQNADAD, from the coding sequence ATGACCACGACGCACGACGACCTGCTGTCGGTGCTCTACACGAGCAACGCCCGTGCCCCGTTCGGCGACGACGAGCTGCGTGACCTGCTCGCGCAGAGCCGCGCATCGAACGCGCGGAAAGACCTGACCGGGATGCTGCTGTATCGCGGCGGCCGGTTCGTGCAGGTGCTGGAAGGGCCCGAGCAGACCGTGCGCGACCTGCTCGCCACGATCGCCGCCGACCCCCGGCACGCCGACATGCGCGTGCTCATCGAGCAGCCCATCGGTCGCCGGGAGTTCAGCGACTGGACGATGGGCTACCAGCCGATCACCGAGACCACGGGGGCGGCACCGGAGGGGTTCCGCGACACGTTCGACGACCTCGAGAACTCCGGCGATCCGAGCGCCACGCTTCGCGCCGCCCGGGAGCTGAGCTTCTGGTTCCGCGTCAAGTCTCGCCGCGCACAGCAGAACGCGGACGCCGACTGA
- a CDS encoding GAF and ANTAR domain-containing protein — protein MSRTSREKDLVDTFVELADTLVGGYDVVELLYRLVSRSAQIFDAADAGILLPSADGSLEVVASTSERSQLISLLQLDADQGPCVDAYRTGEPATVADIAAIHRRWPEFAAAAGVMGYRWMHAMPLKLRDEVIGSLNLFGDTPGALSDEDAAAARGLADIATIGILHERAFREADVARRQLQHALDSRVVIEQAKGVLAHTHKIDMDEAFHRLRSQARSSRRPLSEVAREIVDDASGPAGAPR, from the coding sequence ATGTCTAGGACAAGCCGCGAGAAGGACCTCGTCGACACATTCGTCGAGCTGGCCGACACGCTGGTCGGCGGGTACGACGTCGTCGAGCTCCTCTACCGGCTGGTTTCGCGATCCGCGCAGATCTTCGACGCGGCCGACGCCGGCATTCTGCTCCCCTCCGCGGACGGGTCGCTCGAGGTCGTCGCGTCGACGAGCGAACGCAGCCAGCTCATCAGCCTGCTGCAGCTCGATGCCGACCAGGGACCCTGCGTCGACGCCTATCGCACCGGCGAGCCGGCGACCGTCGCGGACATCGCCGCCATCCATCGACGGTGGCCGGAGTTCGCCGCCGCCGCGGGGGTCATGGGCTACCGGTGGATGCACGCCATGCCGTTGAAGCTGCGCGACGAGGTCATCGGATCCCTCAACCTCTTCGGTGACACCCCCGGGGCGCTGAGCGACGAGGACGCCGCCGCCGCCCGCGGCCTGGCCGATATCGCCACGATCGGCATCCTGCACGAGCGCGCGTTCCGCGAGGCGGACGTCGCGCGCCGGCAACTCCAGCACGCGCTCGACAGCCGCGTCGTCATCGAGCAGGCCAAGGGCGTCCTCGCCCACACCCACAAGATCGACATGGACGAGGCCTTTCACCGGCTGCGCAGCCAGGCGCGTTCGAGTCGCCGGCCGCTTTCCGAGGTCGCCCGCGAGATCGTCGACGACGCCAGCGGCCCGGCCGGGGCACCCCGATAA
- a CDS encoding ANTAR domain-containing protein, translating to MSLCARFITALPVDHAAISTLGDPFDVETVCASDGVAATLDEIQLDSGVGPSWRARSSRSPVLVRDLQRDPDAEWPMLTTAAAAAGVASAYAFPMSVGAVDVGVVDLYAARRDALTARDVALASVMADAAALTILRDAMALIETEPGTGASARRFVHQATGMVCAQLRVTPEDALLIIRAHAFATGRSVREVAESLIARELDFSV from the coding sequence GTGTCTCTGTGTGCCCGCTTCATCACCGCGCTGCCCGTCGACCACGCCGCCATCTCGACCCTGGGCGATCCTTTCGACGTCGAGACCGTGTGCGCGAGCGACGGGGTGGCGGCGACGCTCGACGAGATCCAGCTGGATTCCGGGGTGGGCCCGTCGTGGCGGGCGCGATCCTCCCGATCGCCCGTGCTCGTCCGTGACCTGCAGCGCGATCCGGACGCGGAATGGCCCATGCTGACCACCGCAGCCGCGGCGGCGGGGGTCGCCTCCGCCTACGCGTTCCCGATGTCGGTGGGCGCCGTGGACGTGGGCGTCGTCGACCTGTACGCCGCCCGGCGCGACGCCCTCACAGCTCGAGACGTGGCGCTGGCGTCGGTCATGGCGGACGCCGCCGCCCTCACCATCCTGCGCGACGCGATGGCCCTCATCGAGACCGAGCCGGGCACGGGCGCGTCGGCCCGCCGGTTCGTCCACCAGGCCACCGGCATGGTGTGCGCCCAGCTGCGCGTCACACCCGAGGATGCACTCCTCATCATCCGCGCCCACGCGTTCGCGACCGGCCGATCGGTCCGCGAGGTGGCGGAGTCCCTCATCGCACGCGAGTTGGATTTCTCGGTGTGA
- a CDS encoding DUF3072 domain-containing protein, protein MKDPDDWVTGDEPMTGPQRSYLDTLAREAGEELPASLTKAEASEQIDRLQNATGRGESQ, encoded by the coding sequence GTGAAGGACCCGGACGACTGGGTGACCGGCGATGAGCCCATGACGGGTCCGCAGCGCAGCTACCTCGACACGCTCGCCCGCGAGGCCGGCGAGGAGCTTCCCGCGAGCCTGACGAAGGCCGAGGCGTCCGAGCAGATCGACCGGTTGCAGAATGCGACCGGGCGCGGCGAATCGCAGTAG
- a CDS encoding phosphotransferase → MRLTDELGAWVVRQRWYAGKSHEPRFRILDAQPAPGAVRYLLMDDAGSLPTLYNVPLARVSTPADGDDIVTRDDEGVLVDATRRPEFTIGLLAEMGVEVGRVTGSRVLTGEQSNTSIVYDVDGEPSIILKLFRTLHHGENPDVTVQRVLSDAGSPYVPRFFGSLDAGWPDIGRDTGDARGTLGFAQEFLRGVRDGWAVALEAAAAGRDFTEAARDLGVAVAGVHGALGAALETRDAAPDQVSATGNAWQRRLRIAASEVPAVAERLTAIEAVYRAALDRPWPRLQRIHGDLHLGQVLAVPHGGWRIVDFEGEPLRPMAERAIPDLAPRDVAGMLRSFDYAGAVGSGPDQRAWADACRAAFVESYVSAPGSVELDPVLLRALVLDKAVYESIYEARNRPDWLPVPLAGIDAALD, encoded by the coding sequence GTGCGATTGACAGATGAGCTCGGCGCCTGGGTGGTGCGACAGCGGTGGTACGCGGGTAAGAGCCACGAGCCCCGATTCCGGATCCTCGACGCCCAGCCGGCCCCCGGGGCGGTGCGCTACCTCCTCATGGACGACGCGGGCTCCCTGCCCACCCTGTACAACGTGCCGCTGGCCCGAGTGAGCACGCCGGCCGACGGCGACGACATCGTCACCCGCGATGACGAGGGGGTCCTCGTCGATGCGACGCGGCGTCCGGAGTTCACGATCGGCCTGCTCGCCGAGATGGGGGTCGAGGTCGGCCGGGTGACCGGCTCGCGCGTGCTCACCGGCGAGCAGTCCAACACCTCGATCGTGTACGACGTCGACGGTGAGCCGTCGATCATCCTCAAGCTGTTCCGCACCCTCCATCACGGCGAGAACCCCGACGTCACGGTTCAGCGCGTGCTGAGCGATGCGGGGTCGCCCTACGTGCCGAGGTTCTTCGGCAGCCTGGATGCCGGCTGGCCCGACATCGGTCGCGACACCGGCGACGCCCGGGGCACTCTGGGCTTCGCGCAGGAGTTCCTGCGCGGGGTGCGCGACGGTTGGGCGGTCGCGCTGGAGGCGGCCGCGGCGGGCCGCGACTTCACGGAGGCCGCCCGCGACCTCGGTGTCGCCGTCGCGGGCGTGCACGGCGCGTTGGGCGCCGCACTGGAGACGCGCGATGCCGCCCCCGACCAGGTCTCGGCCACCGGGAACGCCTGGCAACGACGCCTGCGGATCGCCGCGTCCGAGGTACCGGCCGTCGCCGAGCGTCTCACCGCGATCGAGGCCGTGTACCGCGCGGCGCTCGACCGGCCGTGGCCGCGGCTGCAGCGCATCCACGGCGACCTGCACCTCGGACAGGTCCTGGCCGTGCCCCACGGCGGATGGCGCATCGTGGACTTCGAGGGCGAGCCGCTCCGACCGATGGCCGAACGTGCGATCCCCGATCTCGCCCCTCGGGATGTCGCGGGCATGCTGCGCTCGTTCGACTACGCCGGCGCCGTCGGAAGCGGACCGGACCAGCGAGCCTGGGCGGATGCCTGCCGGGCGGCCTTCGTGGAGTCCTACGTGTCGGCCCCGGGCTCGGTCGAGCTCGACCCCGTCCTGCTCCGAGCCCTGGTGCTCGACAAGGCGGTGTACGAGTCCATCTACGAGGCGCGCAATCGCCCCGACTGGCTGCCGGTACCGCTGGCCGGGATCGACGCCGCGCTCGACTGA